A stretch of DNA from Petrotoga miotherma DSM 10691:
TTGACATATCACCGATTAGCTTTTGAGTATTTTTTCTTTATGGAAACGTTTTTACTAAACTAATTATAACAAATAAGGGTACAATTTCAAATCATGATTTTTGGTGATTAAATCCTATTAGAGGTGATTATCGAGAATTATTTCCGATTACGAGCAAAAATTACAGTTTTTCAACATTTTTCTCAAAAATTTAAATAGGATAGATGACGGTATCTTCATTTTGAAAGCTTTCCGCCAGGTTTAGATCGATTTTAAGAGAACGAACATATTTATCTTTCAAGAATTTTTTACCAACTTCTTTGAATAAAACGTAGGTTAATAAGTCTTCTTCATTTTGAGCTAATATTCCTATTTCCTTTTTTGCTTTTTCTAATTCAGGTTCCAAATCATCTGCTGGTCTATGGTCGATGTGTTTCTCATTGCCCAAAGCTAATTTATATAATTCTTGGTCTACTGGGGCAGGAGGTTTTCCATATAAACCTTTCAAATAATTTTTTACTTCGTTGGTTATCATCGAATATCTTTTACCTGTTAATACGTTTAAAACTGCTTGGACTCCAACGATTTGACTAGTAGGAGTTACCAAAGGAGGATATCCCAAATCCTTTCGAACCCTTGGCACTTCTTGTAGAACTTTGTTTAATTTATCTTCAGCCTTTTGGGATTTTAATTGAGAAACTAAATTAGAAAGCATACCTCCAGGGATTTGAGCATTTAATATTCTGGCATCTATTGATTGCATCTTGACATCGTACTCCTTGTATTTTGATCTTACCTTCCAAAAATGTTCAACCAATTTCATTATTGTTTTTGTATTTAAATCCAGGTCGTATGTGTAGACAAAAGGCTCGAGCGCAGGTTCTGAGGTGCCATTAGCAAATGGGCTCAAGGCTAAATCTATAATGTCTGCCCCAGCTTCTACACCGGCAAAGTAAGCCATAGAGGCAAGACCTGTGGTTGCGTGAGAGTGAATGTTGACAAAGATGTTGAATTTCTCCTTGATTTCTTTTACCAAATCATAAGCATCCTTTGGCTTTAACAACCCTGCCATATCTTTTATAACGATTGAATCGACGCCTCTTTCCACCAATTCTTTTGTATAATTTAAATAATACTGTAGATTATGAACAGGACTAACGGTATAAGATATAGCGCCTTGAACGTGAATATTTCTTTTTTTTGCAACCTCTATGGATTTTTCCAAGTTACGAATATCGTTTAGAGCATCAAAAACCCTTATGATGTCCATATTGTAATCGGCTACTTTGTTTACAAATAATTCTACCACGTCGTCCGCATAATTTCTGTATCCAACTAAATTTTGCCCTCTTAGAAGCATTTGGATTTTGGTATTTTTTAATTTCTCTCTAATGGTTTGTAGCCTTTTCCATGGATCTTCGTTGAGGTATCTTATACATGAATCGTAAGTAGCCCCACCCCATACTTCCATAGAATAAAATCCAACCTGATCGAAGTCTATCAATTGATCTTCAAAATCTTCCATTTTCAATCTCGTTGCGATTAAAGATTGTTGACCATCTCTTAAGGTTGTATCGACTATATATGGTTTTTTATTCATCTTTTTCAACTCCTTTTGTAAAAATTTCTTTTGAAAATCTTTAAAATTGGAAGCCCTATAATATACGTTGCAATAGCTTCTCCAACTCCTACCCAAAGTACGGAAAAGAAATATGGTACTCCATACAATGGGGCGATATAAGCGGATACTCCAAAGGCGTTAATTAATATGGGAGGAAGAGGAGCTAAATACTCGTTTGGCATTTTCCAAGTTATAATTCCCGCTATCAAGGTCAATAGACTTCCAAACCAGATATCCCAAGCGCCCAAACCTCCTATTATATTAGCCAACAGAGCACCTACGTAGATACCTGGAATGAATGCAGGATCGAGAAAAGTCAGAACCACAAAAGCTTCAGCGATTCGAACCTGTATAGGGCCGAAACTGATAGGTTGAAAGATTATACAAAGAACTACATATAATGCCGCGATTAAAGAGGCTCTAACGATTCTTATTGAACTCATATTCCCTCCAAAATGAAAAATCTGGTAAAGCATTTCAACTTTACCAGATTATCTTTAACTTAAAGTTTTTATTGATTTAAAAGTTGGTCTATGTTTTCGAGTATTTGCTGCCTTTGATTTACACTCTCTTC
This window harbors:
- a CDS encoding pyruvate carboxylase subunit B, whose translation is MNKKPYIVDTTLRDGQQSLIATRLKMEDFEDQLIDFDQVGFYSMEVWGGATYDSCIRYLNEDPWKRLQTIREKLKNTKIQMLLRGQNLVGYRNYADDVVELFVNKVADYNMDIIRVFDALNDIRNLEKSIEVAKKRNIHVQGAISYTVSPVHNLQYYLNYTKELVERGVDSIVIKDMAGLLKPKDAYDLVKEIKEKFNIFVNIHSHATTGLASMAYFAGVEAGADIIDLALSPFANGTSEPALEPFVYTYDLDLNTKTIMKLVEHFWKVRSKYKEYDVKMQSIDARILNAQIPGGMLSNLVSQLKSQKAEDKLNKVLQEVPRVRKDLGYPPLVTPTSQIVGVQAVLNVLTGKRYSMITNEVKNYLKGLYGKPPAPVDQELYKLALGNEKHIDHRPADDLEPELEKAKKEIGILAQNEEDLLTYVLFKEVGKKFLKDKYVRSLKIDLNLAESFQNEDTVIYPI
- a CDS encoding QueT transporter family protein; translation: MSSIRIVRASLIAALYVVLCIIFQPISFGPIQVRIAEAFVVLTFLDPAFIPGIYVGALLANIIGGLGAWDIWFGSLLTLIAGIITWKMPNEYLAPLPPILINAFGVSAYIAPLYGVPYFFSVLWVGVGEAIATYIIGLPILKIFKRNFYKRS